A stretch of the Crocinitomicaceae bacterium genome encodes the following:
- a CDS encoding TolC family protein, which produces MRSFINISFYLILACSPFNHLNAQDDLTLAQAIEKALVNNYQIKIIKANLEIAETQNTWGMAGAIPTVSFNVNNTNTLSDNTNNPASFFPGVVLNDNLGATLDLSYTLFSGFGIRINKERFDQLEEQTTGNAIIAIETTIYDVIIAYYTAVTQQRKLDILREMLSFSKSKLEYHEIKNEIGGETSIDLLEFKNQVLTDSSNLVMQELSLKNSYRNLSLEMGEPLESSFNLIDKIEFDVPDASWGELYDYMIANNQNIKNQYINLELQKLNTEQKQAVYYPTVTLNLGLTPSVGRIELFGDQPFQTNTNSVNYYGNISLRYTLFNGYARQRNVEIARIQEEITLLQTEDLILTLSHNLRAIFDLYQAQSKVEDMSLERVANGKQLWNMGVERYNIGKLTVFELNDIKMRYESAVITYYDRLLDLVKTHFDLMRITGTITQEYKIADTIDPDK; this is translated from the coding sequence ATGAGAAGCTTTATAAATATTAGTTTTTACCTGATACTAGCGTGCAGCCCGTTCAATCATTTGAATGCGCAAGACGATCTTACCCTGGCACAGGCAATTGAAAAAGCATTGGTAAATAATTATCAGATCAAGATTATAAAAGCCAATTTAGAAATTGCTGAAACGCAAAACACCTGGGGCATGGCAGGCGCAATACCCACCGTATCATTCAATGTCAACAATACAAATACGCTTTCAGATAATACCAATAACCCTGCTTCATTTTTTCCGGGTGTGGTGCTGAATGATAATTTAGGAGCAACCTTAGATTTGAGTTATACCTTGTTTTCAGGTTTTGGAATCAGAATTAATAAAGAACGGTTTGATCAACTTGAAGAACAAACCACAGGTAACGCCATCATTGCCATTGAGACTACTATTTATGATGTCATCATTGCGTATTACACTGCCGTAACGCAACAACGCAAATTAGATATTCTGCGTGAAATGTTGTCGTTTTCAAAATCAAAACTTGAATATCATGAAATAAAAAATGAAATTGGAGGAGAAACTTCCATTGATCTGCTTGAGTTCAAAAATCAAGTACTTACTGACTCAAGTAATTTAGTGATGCAAGAACTCTCATTAAAAAATTCGTATCGCAATTTAAGTCTTGAAATGGGTGAGCCCCTTGAAAGCAGTTTTAATCTGATTGATAAAATTGAATTTGATGTGCCTGATGCAAGCTGGGGAGAACTCTATGATTACATGATTGCCAATAACCAAAACATCAAAAACCAATACATTAATTTAGAATTACAAAAATTAAATACAGAACAAAAACAAGCGGTGTATTATCCAACGGTAACTCTTAATCTGGGGCTTACGCCTTCAGTCGGGCGCATTGAACTTTTTGGTGATCAACCATTTCAAACCAATACCAATTCAGTTAATTATTATGGAAATATTTCATTGCGCTACACCTTGTTTAATGGATATGCAAGACAACGCAATGTAGAAATTGCAAGAATTCAGGAAGAAATTACATTATTGCAAACTGAAGATCTCATCCTCACTCTTTCTCACAACCTGCGCGCAATATTTGATTTGTATCAAGCACAAAGTAAAGTTGAAGACATGTCGCTTGAACGTGTTGCTAACGGCAAACAATTATGGAACATGGGGGTTGAGAGATACAATATTGGAAAACTTACCGTGTTTGAATTAAATGATATTAAAATGAGATATGAATCTGCTGTTATTACGTATTATGATCGGTTGCTTGATTTGGTAAAAACACATTTTGATCTCATGCGCATAACCGGCACCATCACGCAAGAATATAAAATTGCTGACACGATTGATCCTGATAAATAG
- a CDS encoding efflux RND transporter permease subunit, whose product MRSIIRYFIKYPMYANAFIFVISLFGIYSMFSMNKSFFPELDPRRVIVSVLYPGASPEEMEEGVTIKVEQALRGINGVEQINSTSSENVAMITVQAFESADMDEVYKDVENAVNSINSFPQGAEKPVIRRLKLNPVSEMVSTIGLTGDGDFMTLKEEADKIENDLFNSGLISNIEMRGFPELELVVAVQEENLLKYGIMIDEIALAIQRNNQDLTGGILRNDKEELVIRSRKRTTDPKEIEKIVVRTTPSGQKILVEDVADVSLGFSETSAEVYYLGKRSISIEIKKTPDQDLGAITEYIREYVAAYNKEYHPAKLHIQYEAEKNLQDRIDLLTSNGMMGLALVLLMLGLFLSTRVSIWVAFGIPFAFLGMFIVAVMMGLTINMITLFGMILVVGILVDDAIVIAENIVVHFERGKTPHQAALDGTAEVLPSVISSLLTTIAAFSMLLAVEKMEMMWEMPVVVILALAFSMLEGFITLPVHMASHKVLSRPKEGTFRFKARKLLNGIVDYLRDEIFAEMQKFVFKRYRAFVVLPLIFTFAIIILSIHKKIGYTFFPEIKPEIINVEVAFVPGTAKDITMKWLKETEAAIVESNQEIIDLCGDTLMTKYTMTVGMSQSLGETGFHTGMFTLTIEGEGKAMPVDSLQRRIMEKIYANESTKLTEGIFVGAPTMTFGKPVEYSLTGNNDEEVRKARDLFKKLVEEIPLISNLKDNEPLGRKEINLEMKPEADFYNLGVYEVTKQIRQGVFGQEVQRVILGTDEVKIWVRYDQAGRQDQYDLENLRIKTMDGKQILLSDLADYTIERGPVSLKRRDGRREIVVDASVDDPEKVGDVNGIIVKEVIPQVEAQYPGVEVIQRGQGERSSKALASMGINLAILFVIMILMISLTFRSVYQGLLIMLVIPAGVAGGILGHTLIGIPVSILSAFGMIALIGILVNDAIVFLDQYNRNLRDGLTVKDAVFEAARSRFRPILLTSVTTVAGMMPLIMETSFQAQFLIPMAAMISFGLVFGTLFILLFFPCIILASSDFRRGWNFAFNGSTVTTPVVEVQIDELDNLSIEKSQRKNKSNMLFRTVLLNISTYLYFIPIIAFITFPKPDSGVVSQIVFYIFTAATLVLFVIFPDKLFNRIIQKIWSSRNIQAAEKIEPALLNKEEEDKRSI is encoded by the coding sequence ATGAGAAGCATTATCCGATATTTTATCAAGTACCCGATGTACGCCAATGCGTTCATCTTTGTGATCTCTCTGTTCGGAATTTACAGCATGTTCAGCATGAACAAGTCGTTTTTTCCTGAACTTGATCCACGGAGAGTAATCGTTTCTGTGCTATATCCCGGAGCATCGCCGGAGGAGATGGAAGAAGGTGTTACCATTAAAGTGGAACAAGCCTTGCGAGGCATTAATGGAGTAGAACAAATCAACTCAACATCTTCAGAAAACGTTGCCATGATCACCGTGCAGGCGTTTGAAAGTGCGGACATGGATGAGGTTTATAAAGATGTGGAAAATGCAGTGAATAGCATCAACTCATTTCCGCAAGGGGCTGAGAAACCTGTCATTCGACGTCTGAAATTGAATCCGGTTTCTGAAATGGTGAGCACTATCGGTCTTACCGGTGATGGTGATTTTATGACCTTGAAAGAAGAGGCAGATAAAATTGAAAATGATCTTTTCAATTCCGGCTTGATTTCTAATATTGAAATGAGAGGTTTTCCTGAACTTGAACTCGTAGTGGCAGTGCAGGAAGAAAATTTGTTGAAATACGGAATCATGATTGATGAAATTGCGCTGGCAATTCAACGAAACAATCAAGATTTAACCGGAGGTATTTTGCGTAACGATAAAGAAGAGTTGGTTATACGTTCACGTAAGCGCACCACAGACCCAAAAGAAATTGAAAAAATTGTTGTGCGCACAACACCATCAGGACAAAAAATACTGGTTGAAGATGTAGCTGATGTAAGTTTAGGATTTTCTGAAACCTCTGCTGAAGTATATTATCTTGGAAAACGCTCAATTAGCATTGAAATAAAAAAGACACCTGATCAAGACCTGGGTGCCATCACTGAATACATCAGAGAATATGTTGCTGCATACAATAAAGAATATCATCCGGCAAAATTGCATATTCAATATGAAGCAGAAAAAAATCTCCAAGATCGTATAGACCTGCTTACATCAAATGGTATGATGGGATTAGCGCTTGTACTATTAATGCTCGGATTATTTTTAAGTACACGTGTTTCTATCTGGGTTGCATTTGGAATTCCCTTTGCGTTTCTAGGCATGTTCATTGTTGCCGTGATGATGGGCCTCACCATCAATATGATCACCTTGTTTGGAATGATACTGGTGGTTGGTATTTTAGTTGATGATGCCATTGTGATTGCTGAAAATATTGTAGTGCATTTTGAGCGCGGTAAAACACCCCATCAGGCAGCTCTTGATGGCACAGCTGAAGTATTGCCTTCGGTTATCAGTTCATTACTTACTACCATTGCTGCCTTTTCTATGCTTTTGGCAGTTGAAAAAATGGAAATGATGTGGGAGATGCCTGTTGTTGTAATATTGGCATTGGCTTTCTCAATGCTTGAAGGCTTTATTACATTGCCGGTTCACATGGCCAGTCACAAAGTATTATCACGTCCAAAAGAAGGCACTTTCAGATTCAAGGCACGCAAATTATTAAATGGAATAGTAGATTATTTACGTGATGAAATTTTTGCAGAGATGCAGAAATTTGTTTTCAAAAGATACCGCGCATTTGTAGTATTGCCTCTTATTTTCACGTTTGCCATCATCATTCTCAGTATCCATAAAAAAATAGGATATACCTTTTTTCCGGAGATAAAACCTGAAATAATCAATGTAGAAGTAGCTTTTGTACCGGGCACAGCAAAAGACATTACCATGAAATGGCTGAAAGAAACAGAAGCAGCCATAGTAGAATCAAATCAAGAAATTATTGATTTATGCGGTGATACGTTGATGACAAAATACACCATGACAGTTGGTATGTCACAGAGTTTGGGTGAAACAGGTTTTCATACAGGCATGTTTACGCTCACCATTGAGGGAGAAGGCAAAGCAATGCCGGTTGATTCATTGCAACGCCGCATCATGGAAAAAATATATGCTAACGAATCAACCAAACTCACTGAAGGAATTTTTGTTGGCGCACCTACCATGACTTTTGGAAAACCCGTTGAATATTCACTCACCGGCAACAATGATGAAGAAGTGAGAAAGGCCAGAGACTTGTTTAAAAAACTGGTTGAAGAAATTCCGCTTATCAGTAACCTCAAAGACAATGAACCTCTGGGGCGCAAAGAAATCAATCTTGAAATGAAACCGGAAGCAGACTTTTACAACCTGGGAGTTTATGAAGTGACAAAACAAATTAGGCAGGGTGTTTTTGGTCAAGAAGTTCAGCGCGTAATTTTAGGAACCGATGAAGTAAAAATTTGGGTGCGTTACGATCAGGCAGGCAGACAAGATCAATACGATTTGGAAAATCTTCGCATCAAAACCATGGACGGTAAACAAATACTTTTGTCAGATCTTGCTGATTATACTATAGAACGTGGACCGGTAAGTTTAAAGCGCCGCGATGGTCGACGTGAAATTGTCGTTGACGCCAGTGTTGATGACCCTGAAAAAGTTGGAGACGTGAATGGAATTATTGTTAAAGAAGTGATACCGCAAGTAGAAGCACAGTACCCGGGCGTTGAAGTAATTCAGCGCGGACAAGGTGAGCGAAGTTCAAAAGCACTTGCTTCAATGGGCATTAATCTTGCCATATTATTTGTCATCATGATTCTGATGATTTCACTTACTTTCAGATCAGTTTATCAAGGCTTACTTATCATGTTAGTTATACCGGCTGGCGTTGCCGGCGGAATTCTTGGTCATACCCTGATTGGAATTCCGGTTTCAATTCTCAGTGCGTTTGGTATGATTGCACTCATTGGTATTTTAGTAAATGATGCCATTGTATTTTTAGATCAGTACAACAGAAATCTGCGTGACGGACTCACGGTGAAAGATGCCGTATTTGAAGCAGCGCGCTCACGTTTCAGGCCAATTCTGTTAACCTCTGTAACAACCGTTGCCGGTATGATGCCATTAATTATGGAAACAAGTTTTCAGGCGCAATTTCTCATTCCAATGGCTGCCATGATTTCATTTGGACTGGTGTTTGGAACTTTGTTTATTTTATTGTTCTTCCCCTGTATTATTCTTGCAAGCAGCGACTTCAGACGTGGGTGGAATTTCGCATTCAACGGTTCAACAGTAACTACACCGGTAGTAGAAGTTCAAATAGATGAATTGGATAATCTTTCTATTGAAAAATCTCAAAGAAAAAATAAATCTAATATGCTTTTCCGAACGGTTTTGTTGAATATCAGCACCTATCTCTATTTTATTCCAATCATTGCATTTATCACATTTCCCAAACCGGATAGCGGAGTAGTTTCTCAAATTGTATTTTACATTTTTACAGCGGCAACGCTTGTTTTATTTGTTATTTTCCCTGATAAATTATTTAATCGCATTATACAGAAAATTTGGTCAAGCAGAAATATTCAAGCGGCTGAAAAAATAGAACCTGCCCTATTGAATAAAGAAGAAGAAGACAAGCGTTCAATTTAA
- a CDS encoding TonB-dependent receptor, translating to MKVRFIFILFCLIIFLPGKVFSQVVTVKDIVSLEPVPGVTIRSSEHTETLFTNSKGQVDISGFKGSKMVVFTHINFITRPFTWDELVKNNYTIYLTEKVVSTSEVIISANKFEENSEDVAQPVQVISARDLTFMSQPTTADVLSNSGNVLVQKSQLGGGSPIIRGFETNRVLIVIDGVRMNNAIYRGGHLQNVITIDNSMLQRLEIVYGPGSVIYGSDALGGVMHFYTKNPLLNDTAGVNFSGQAYTRYSTAMNEKTGHFDFSLGGLKFGSLTSFTYSDFDDLRQGYNRNQLYGDWGYRPFYVERFNDQDSMVANPSWNLQKQSGYSQYDLMQKFIYKPSDGILHTLNLQYSTSTNINRYDRLTQMSGGLPRFAQWYYGPQQRLLASYSLQITDSVVMFDHARFTIAYQQIEESRHDRRFNKNILNHRTESLNIFSFNADFAKKIEDHEIRYGIDGWYNDVQSSAYAEDIIADTTGTLDTRYPDGGSVMQSYAAYLSHSFEISEKWILNDGVRFSYVNLQANFDDTSFFPFPFSSVEQNNMAVNGNLGIVFMPNKQWRFTLLGSTGFRAPNVDDLGKVFESIPGNIVVPNPDLKPEYSYNADFSVSRIFHEKVQLSAGVYLTYLTHAIVTQPGTFNGADSILFDGELSKVTMSMNAANVYVTGTHISLKAEVTESFFITSDFNYTYGRIITDTIPYPLDHIPPVFGKTSFNLALNKFRGEFFVVYNGAKKSKDYNLNGEDNYTYSADPVNGYMPAWMTLNLRASYQFNKNIQLQMSLENIADTYYRVFASNISAPGRNFIVTLRGRF from the coding sequence ATGAAAGTCAGATTTATATTTATCCTTTTTTGCCTTATAATTTTTTTACCCGGCAAGGTGTTTTCGCAGGTTGTTACGGTGAAGGATATTGTTAGTCTTGAACCTGTACCTGGTGTTACTATTCGTTCGTCAGAACACACTGAAACCCTTTTCACCAATTCAAAAGGGCAAGTAGATATCAGTGGATTTAAAGGTTCAAAAATGGTGGTATTTACACATATTAATTTTATTACACGCCCTTTTACCTGGGATGAATTAGTGAAAAATAATTACACCATTTATTTGACTGAAAAAGTTGTCAGCACTTCAGAGGTAATAATCTCAGCGAATAAATTTGAAGAGAATTCAGAAGATGTTGCACAACCGGTTCAGGTAATCAGCGCAAGAGATCTTACTTTCATGAGTCAACCAACTACAGCAGACGTATTGAGTAATTCAGGTAACGTGCTGGTTCAAAAATCACAGTTGGGTGGGGGCAGTCCTATCATTCGCGGATTTGAAACTAACCGAGTTCTCATTGTGATTGATGGCGTGCGCATGAATAACGCAATATATCGCGGTGGTCATTTGCAGAATGTAATCACTATTGATAATTCTATGCTTCAACGTTTAGAAATTGTTTACGGTCCCGGCTCAGTAATTTACGGCAGTGATGCACTTGGCGGTGTGATGCATTTTTACACTAAAAATCCTTTGCTCAATGATACGGCCGGAGTAAATTTTTCTGGCCAAGCTTACACGCGTTATTCAACCGCCATGAATGAAAAAACCGGTCATTTTGATTTTAGCTTGGGGGGTCTAAAATTTGGTTCTCTCACTTCTTTTACCTATTCTGATTTTGATGATTTAAGACAAGGATACAATCGCAATCAACTTTATGGTGACTGGGGATACAGACCTTTTTATGTTGAGCGATTCAATGACCAAGATTCCATGGTAGCAAATCCTTCATGGAATTTACAAAAACAATCAGGTTATTCACAATACGATTTGATGCAGAAATTTATTTACAAACCGTCTGATGGAATTCTTCATACGTTGAATTTGCAATATTCAACTTCAACAAATATTAATCGGTATGACCGCTTAACGCAAATGAGTGGAGGTTTACCAAGATTTGCGCAATGGTATTATGGCCCTCAGCAGCGCTTGCTCGCTTCTTACAGTCTACAAATTACAGATAGTGTAGTTATGTTTGATCATGCGCGTTTCACCATTGCTTATCAACAAATTGAAGAGAGCAGACATGATAGACGATTCAATAAAAATATCCTCAATCACCGGACAGAAAGTTTAAATATATTTTCATTCAATGCAGATTTTGCAAAAAAAATTGAAGATCATGAGATCAGATATGGAATAGATGGATGGTATAATGATGTTCAGTCATCTGCTTATGCTGAAGATATTATTGCTGATACTACCGGAACGCTTGATACCCGATACCCTGACGGCGGTTCTGTAATGCAAAGTTATGCCGCTTACCTGAGTCATTCTTTTGAAATTTCTGAAAAATGGATTTTAAATGATGGCGTGCGATTTAGTTATGTAAATCTTCAGGCGAATTTTGATGATACTTCTTTTTTTCCTTTTCCTTTTTCTTCTGTTGAACAAAATAATATGGCAGTAAATGGTAATTTGGGTATTGTTTTTATGCCAAATAAACAGTGGCGATTCACCTTATTAGGCTCTACCGGATTCAGAGCGCCCAATGTAGATGATCTTGGAAAAGTTTTTGAATCAATTCCCGGAAATATTGTAGTGCCCAATCCTGATTTAAAACCTGAATATTCATATAACGCAGATTTCAGTGTATCACGAATTTTTCATGAAAAAGTACAGTTGTCAGCGGGTGTTTATCTCACGTATCTTACCCATGCTATTGTTACTCAACCGGGCACTTTCAATGGCGCTGATTCAATTTTGTTTGACGGTGAGCTAAGCAAAGTAACCATGAGTATGAATGCAGCAAATGTGTATGTAACCGGTACACATATTTCATTGAAGGCAGAAGTTACTGAATCATTTTTTATCACCTCAGATTTTAATTATACGTATGGACGAATTATCACAGATACTATTCCGTACCCATTAGATCATATTCCGCCCGTGTTTGGAAAAACATCATTCAATCTTGCCTTGAATAAATTTAGAGGAGAATTTTTTGTAGTGTATAACGGCGCAAAAAAATCTAAAGATTATAATTTGAATGGTGAAGATAATTATACGTATTCAGCTGATCCGGTAAACGGCTACATGCCTGCTTGGATGACATTAAACCTGAGAGCAAGTTATCAGTTTAATAAAAATATTCAATTGCAAATGTCTCTTGAAAATATTGCAGATACCTATTACCGAGTATTTGCTTCAAACATCTCAGCGCCGGGTCGTAATTTTATTGTTACGCTGCGAGGAAGGTTCTAA
- the acs gene encoding acetate--CoA ligase, with the protein MSQIPFYQIRNEEEYLKAYQQAVEHPENFWNKIAESFLWRKKWDKTLDWEFTSPSVQWFCNGKLNITENVIDRHLPHKANDIALIWEPNNPTGKGKKITWSVLRDEVNRFSNILVKNNIQKGDRVCIYLPMIPEAVYAMLACARVGAVHSVVFAGFSARALSERVQDAGAKMIITSDGLVRGDKKILLRDIVQQAVENCPSIETILTVKHTGDKVKTNHLDKWYHEEYKNVSAEFTPVETDSEDPLFILYTSGSTGKPKGVVHTCGGYMVYADYSFRNVFQPEKDDIFWCTADVGWVTGHTYIAYAPLLAGTTCVLFEGVPNYPDTSRFWQVIEKIGVTQFYTAPTAIRSLMMSGPEVPEKFSMQTLKIIGSVGEPINLEAWQWYHDHVGKKRCPVVDTWWQTETGGIMISGLGKTGKQIPTYAGRPLPGIQPVLLTPEGKEITENNAEGLLAIKFPWPSILRTTWDDHERCRQTYFSSYKGYYFTGDGARKNADGMFRIIGRVDDVINVSGHRLGTAEIENAINEHPSVIESAVVGFPHDIKGQGIYGYVICDHEPDDLNKVRTEIHQLVETIIGKIARPDKIQFVTGLPKTRSGKIMRRILRKIAEGNTKDFGDTSTLLDPAVVELIVKGSM; encoded by the coding sequence ATGTCACAAATTCCTTTTTATCAGATACGCAATGAAGAAGAATACCTGAAAGCATATCAACAAGCAGTTGAACATCCTGAAAATTTCTGGAACAAAATTGCTGAAAGTTTTTTGTGGAGAAAAAAATGGGACAAAACTCTTGATTGGGAATTCACGTCACCAAGCGTACAATGGTTTTGCAACGGAAAATTAAATATCACTGAAAATGTAATTGACCGTCATTTACCGCACAAAGCAAATGACATAGCCTTGATTTGGGAACCAAATAATCCGACAGGCAAAGGTAAAAAAATCACGTGGTCAGTTCTGCGAGACGAAGTGAATCGTTTTTCAAATATTCTTGTAAAAAATAATATTCAAAAAGGAGATCGTGTGTGTATTTATTTGCCCATGATACCTGAAGCAGTTTATGCCATGCTTGCCTGCGCACGAGTTGGTGCGGTTCACTCAGTTGTTTTTGCAGGATTTTCAGCGCGCGCATTATCAGAGAGAGTTCAAGACGCCGGCGCAAAAATGATTATCACTTCAGATGGTTTAGTGAGGGGTGATAAAAAAATTTTATTGAGAGACATTGTGCAACAAGCGGTTGAAAATTGTCCATCCATTGAAACTATACTCACTGTAAAACATACCGGTGATAAGGTAAAAACCAATCATCTTGACAAATGGTATCATGAAGAATATAAAAACGTGAGCGCAGAATTTACTCCGGTTGAAACTGACAGTGAAGACCCATTATTTATTTTGTATACATCAGGTTCAACCGGCAAACCAAAAGGTGTTGTGCATACCTGCGGTGGCTATATGGTGTACGCAGATTATAGTTTTAGAAATGTATTTCAACCAGAAAAAGATGATATTTTTTGGTGTACTGCCGATGTAGGCTGGGTAACCGGACACACCTATATTGCTTACGCCCCCCTGCTTGCCGGCACAACTTGTGTGCTATTTGAGGGGGTACCAAATTATCCTGATACATCTAGATTTTGGCAGGTGATAGAAAAAATTGGCGTTACACAATTTTACACGGCGCCTACTGCCATTCGTTCACTCATGATGTCAGGACCGGAAGTACCTGAAAAATTCAGTATGCAAACGCTGAAAATAATTGGTTCAGTTGGAGAGCCCATTAATCTTGAAGCATGGCAATGGTATCATGATCATGTTGGAAAAAAAAGATGTCCGGTAGTAGACACGTGGTGGCAAACAGAAACCGGAGGCATCATGATTTCAGGTCTTGGCAAAACCGGTAAACAAATTCCAACCTACGCCGGAAGACCACTACCCGGTATTCAACCCGTCTTGCTGACACCTGAAGGAAAAGAAATTACTGAAAACAACGCCGAAGGATTATTGGCAATAAAATTTCCGTGGCCATCTATTTTGCGCACCACTTGGGATGATCATGAACGATGCAGACAAACCTATTTCTCATCATACAAAGGATATTATTTCACCGGTGACGGAGCGCGAAAAAATGCAGACGGAATGTTTCGCATTATTGGTCGTGTGGATGATGTTATTAATGTTAGCGGTCACAGATTGGGTACTGCAGAAATTGAAAATGCAATCAATGAACATCCCAGCGTAATTGAATCTGCTGTTGTTGGTTTTCCTCATGATATCAAAGGTCAGGGCATTTACGGGTATGTCATTTGTGATCATGAACCCGATGATTTGAATAAGGTTAGAACTGAAATTCATCAACTGGTTGAAACTATCATTGGAAAAATTGCACGCCCTGATAAAATTCAATTCGTAACAGGTCTTCCAAAAACAAGATCAGGTAAAATTATGCGACGCATTCTCAGAAAAATTGCTGAAGGAAATACCAAAGATTTTGGTGATACCTCAACTTTGCTTGATCCTGCCGTGGTTGAATTGATAGTGAAAGGGAGCATGTGA
- a CDS encoding AGE family epimerase/isomerase, which produces MIKNNLTIAVFVSTFGFAFAQEHEVIHDMPAGDYAKKEFTADEINLVEKNSDDFSGMPKIIAVNEANPNGVESETEKWPEGAWGRGYATWPNMVLYTKTAYGYFACKPLIRDVSCFTRGHLFLYLDNNSLTTSLRLVKAGIDYLLDEQIKEGKEKGAYMWWLNRESDTSLNMNAPINKTQPYETTYALVALCDFYRSGIDYRRDEIKIAIELSAKHLEKINWKKSSKVNNSNMRSLGIWSLAAVYQVTGDEKMYDKAVEIAEMIIDMQRVDSTSENGLWYTGGVDQVDNYRIYHDTKIYYHCMILRGLIEAFEIVPDDETELKWKIADAMKRGLNHLIDYRVDRSNSKNYKLRYASKTENGEQMPDWFSHELIDFDKVLEPIVKIAYYSKNSPYFTEQEHQNLLKLAYQIGYGLNATEKWYTPTIGMYQYYIGSVLSNRNVFTN; this is translated from the coding sequence ATGATTAAAAATAATTTAACTATTGCTGTCTTTGTTTCAACTTTTGGTTTTGCGTTCGCACAAGAGCATGAAGTGATACATGATATGCCAGCCGGTGATTATGCAAAAAAAGAATTCACGGCAGATGAGATTAATCTCGTAGAAAAAAACAGTGATGATTTTTCAGGCATGCCAAAAATTATTGCCGTGAATGAGGCTAATCCCAACGGGGTAGAATCAGAAACTGAAAAATGGCCTGAAGGAGCATGGGGAAGGGGATATGCAACATGGCCTAACATGGTTTTATACACTAAAACAGCCTATGGATATTTTGCCTGTAAACCCCTGATCAGGGATGTGTCATGTTTTACCAGAGGGCATTTATTTTTATATCTTGATAATAATTCTCTCACAACAAGTTTGCGGTTAGTTAAAGCAGGAATTGATTATTTACTCGATGAGCAAATTAAAGAAGGTAAAGAAAAGGGAGCTTATATGTGGTGGTTAAACCGTGAGTCAGATACCAGTTTGAATATGAATGCACCCATCAACAAAACACAACCGTATGAAACTACCTATGCCCTTGTTGCACTCTGTGATTTTTACCGTTCAGGAATTGATTACCGAAGAGATGAAATTAAAATAGCGATAGAATTGTCTGCAAAACATCTGGAAAAAATCAATTGGAAAAAATCTTCTAAAGTGAATAACTCAAATATGCGTTCACTTGGTATATGGTCACTTGCCGCAGTGTATCAGGTTACCGGCGATGAAAAAATGTATGATAAGGCAGTTGAAATTGCTGAAATGATCATTGATATGCAACGGGTAGATTCAACAAGTGAAAATGGTCTTTGGTATACCGGTGGGGTTGATCAGGTTGATAATTACAGAATATATCATGATACAAAGATTTATTATCACTGCATGATTCTGCGTGGCTTGATTGAAGCATTTGAAATTGTGCCTGATGATGAAACTGAATTGAAATGGAAAATTGCAGACGCAATGAAGAGAGGTCTCAATCACCTTATTGACTACCGTGTCGATCGTTCAAATTCAAAAAATTATAAATTGAGATATGCATCTAAAACTGAAAACGGAGAACAAATGCCTGATTGGTTTTCTCATGAATTAATTGACTTTGACAAAGTTCTAGAACCCATTGTAAAAATTGCTTACTACTCAAAAAATAGCCCATACTTTACTGAGCAAGAACATCAAAATTTATTGAAATTGGCATATCAAATTGGTTATGGATTGAACGCTACAGAAAAATGGTACACGCCAACTATTGGCATGTATCAATATTATATTGGTTCAGTTTTATCAAACCGAAATGTTTTTACCAACTAA